A region of the Conger conger chromosome 6, fConCon1.1, whole genome shotgun sequence genome:
GTGGGCTATCGTATTATAGTGCTGGAGTCTGCAGCATTGGCCCTGCTGGGATAGGACAGGCTTATATTAGCCTTTCTCAGGTTCCTGCTGCATACGTGCCACCAAGCTGCTCTCCAAACTCCTATGATTCCCATGTGCCTTCAGCAAGACATGCAGCTCTCCTCTGATTAGTCTGAGCTCTCCCGTTCTCATGTGTGGCTTGTGGAGTGCCAGCTTTCAGGCAGGAAAAAGTTCCATATATCTTAGAAACTTCGGGATCTCTTTTTTCTGTTGAGCATATCTAGCACAACCAGTCAAGTCGGCTTCATAGTGTATGTCACACTTCTTTCCTCGTAGAACTGCCCAATGTTTAGAGGGAAAAGCTATGACTGACTTGGTTGACAGAAAACCTAAATGTCATCctttaaaagttaatttcacGACTTCAGTTCTTGCAGGTTTAGAAGGATGTTGCTCAGGCTGGGATATGTTAATAACACACTGTCCTCAGAGCCTGATGCTGTCGATCGCCAAAGACCTGCTGGAGGCTGAGGCAGCTGAggcagtggaggagaggaacaggtACATGGAGGAGAACTGCCCCGCCCTGTCCTTACCTGACTCCATACAGGAGCTGCAGGTATGATCCTGACCAAACTATAAATGCTACctatcctcctgagacccaggtcatttttacaaatatttattttgtttttagatgTGAAGCCCCTCATGGACCTGGCTTgtaactctctcactcactcactcacaccacgTTTAGTTAGTAACTGAAGTTTATCCACAAGGGGGAGCTGTTAGCACTGATGGTGCTTTGCATCAATGACACTGTGTGTCCTTGTTACCGAATGTcccttgttgtgtgtgtttcggCATGGCAGAATATACACATGGTTCTTGAGAataagaccagagactcatgtcAGGAGACTGAAATAAATAGCCGTTTCTTACCTATGGTCCAGAATTTTGTATCACCAAATTattacacagtcacatacagttTTACAGGTTCAACTAGtcaattttgaacctcaatatctcacccgtttcaaaaccaattGCAATGACATTTCGCAGGTCTACCGTGGTAACTACTGGTTTTAGTATTGGTACGTCGCGCCATTTCTGTGCTATGGATACCATTACAAAATTAGCTTTAAAAAAGTAACTTTTCTTGCGCTAAAGTGACTCAATCCAGCGGATCATGACACAAGAACACTCATTCTGTGGGTGATTCAGAAATGTACGTGTTTATCGTTAATTCCATGACTGCAATTTATTTGAATGACCTCATAATTCTAAATTTCAACGATGAATTGTCTTGACTTAACCTGGGGAAACTTGATAATTGTACTTTCTGTTAAGCAACGTTATCGCGTGCAGATTGTGGCTAGATAACACACAGCAGCCAGTCTCACTGTCTGTCCAAAGTGGAAAGCAAGCATTcagtttgtgaaaatgtgtcGCCTACAGTAAAGCAAAGAGACCAGCTTGTTCGGTGTACAAAAACCTACAGCTAAATTGCTAGCTATATTATCCAGCTTGCTCTAGTTAAACGGAAAAATTGCAGTGAAAACGTTAAACgttaaactagctagctatcttaTAATTTAGCTTTTAAAAGTAGTTGAAAGCCAAACGTCCTCCccgttaaatatttgcattaacaagctggtttaccGGTCAACCCAGTACAGTGGTCACTGCGTGTATATTGGCTCTAACTTTACTTTGCAAAATAGCCAATTCACTTTACAGTTTGTTTGTGAAttatttgagaggtttgaatcttgaACAATCTGCCtagtggtgagcacatgtttGACAAAGAGTAGGAATTATGCATGGCCGTAACAGTTCTGAGATCTGTGCTCagaccttgatggagagcagccTCTGGTTAGCGTTAGGGCTCATCAATATAATTTTCTGTCTTTTAAGGCTTTCATCCAATACAAACTCATccaatttcatttaaaacatagtttttttgtgattaatacagTAATGCTTTGGTTTAATCATAATGTCTGTCTTCAGGAACTCTGCAAGAAGCTCCACCAGAAGATTGATACGGTTGATGAGCAGAGATACGACATGGCGAGCAAAGTCGGCAAGTGTGACAAAGAGGTAGAATCGGTCCTATCTGTGATCCTATCCATCACCTTCCCAACCATATCTTTCCCAACTGCTATCTGCCTAACCACCCACCTCCCCTTTCCAGCCATCACCTGCCCAACTGTTACCTGTACCTTCCCAAATGTCATCATCACCTTCCCCACCACGCCCTTCCCAACCATTACCTCCCCACCTTCTGTGTTCCTTATACTTCTGTTTCTGTAAACCTACATTATATATGTACCCGGTTGTGTCCACAGGCATGTCTCTCTAGGTCTCTGATCATTGTGCTCTGCTCCTGCCCAGATTGAGGATCTGAAAATGAAAGTGCAGGACCTGAAGGGCAAGTTCAAGAAGCCAGCTCTGAGGAAAGTGCGTATGTCTGCTGATGCCATGCTGCAAGCTCTGCTGGGCTCCAAACACAAGGTCAACATGGACCTGAGGGCCAACCTGAAACAGGTCAAGAAGGAGGTCAAAGAGGAGGTGGGTGTCCTTCCATGCAGTGTGTGATATTCCCACCTGCATAGCCTTTATTCCTATTATAACTTACCTATAactttgtatttatgttttcattcaAGTTAAAGCTCACTCTTCCACACCAAGCTGTCAATATGCAGTGTGCTAATGTGAATAGCTGGCTTGCATGTATTATTTTAGTTGTGTCTGTAGCGGCTGTATCCCTCTAGAGATTCCTTTTATGTTCCAAAATTTGGCCAATGTtgcttcagtcagactgcaaTGTATATATATGCCACATGCATACCAAGtgtctaaattaaattaatacaacaaatatgtttttctttctatAATCACTGCCAGGGTTTCAGCTGCATTATCATTATCACCAGGCTCTAATTTCTGTGATTGATGTGAGAAGTGTTAAGTGTTATTATACGATGGGTTTTGGGTGTGAGATGTTGCTAGGTtgcattacacaaacacacacacacacacacacacacactcacacgtttAGAATGCGACCATGGGACTTTTTTATGGAACATCAAGGCACTCACAAGAGAAGAGATTCACATTTTAAGTAGGTGGTTCTGATCCATGGTGCTTTTCCATCCTCTTTCTGACAGGAAAAGGAAGCTATTGGTGACTGGCGTAAGAACATTGAGGATAAGGCTGGCATGGGTGGCAGGAAGAAGATCTTTGAGGCAGAGGCCTAAATCAACCTCCATTGCTGGACTATATATTTTCTGATTATTTGACAATGAACCAAGTTGGATTGTTGGTATATTTGTATTACTGCTGGCCAGATGTCCCTCCATTTCAGCTTCATTCATTTCCTGTGACATATACAGCAGATAGTAACAAAAGGCAGATGTATGGAACAAATGTTACTATTTTGCAAATTTATACAGTACTTCAGCTCCCATTTCCCCACCAGAAATATTTTTGGTGGGGAAATATCTCTgcaaattttgttttttttgctgagaAGTATCATGGTATTAAATACataacaataaatgaataaataaataaataactttgttttttgttcctttAAAAATGTTACTACAGTGAGTAAAGTATCAGAACACAGGTCAATGGTCAAATTCTCAAAGGCAGAAAACCTGGCCAGGAAATCATGATGTGGGTATTATGGgtgggcctgtagcgtagtggttaaggtaaatgactgggacccgcaaggttgggggttctagtcccggtgtagccacaataagatctgcacagcccttgagcaaggcccttaaccctgcattcctccaggggaggattgtctcctgcttagtctaatcaaatgtaagtggctttggataaaagcatctacCAAATGACATGTAGTGTAATAATCCCTGTATATAGTATCTGAGAACACGTTTCATCTTACTCAACTCTCTTGCTGATGctgagaggagaaagagatCATTCACATTTTAGGGTTTTCCTGTCTTTTTGGACACCACCATGGAAACCTGGAGCGAAAAATAACCCATCCAGCAGAAGACCTACGGTGTGTATTGTAATTATAtacaatctttttattttaattaaaatgaaatgtgttgtgGTTGCATAGGAAACTTACTTTTTCAGGGCTCAAATGAATTGTTTCTTGAACACTTCAGAATATCATGTAATTTCCAGCATTTTACCACAGGGTGGTGATAATGAGCTACTCACGTTGGGATAGGTCCTCAATACTTGTACAGTGTTCAACAGATAAGTCTACAcagattttatttgtttcttatcAAGGTAAGTATGAATTTTAtctttgtatttaatttctattACAATTCCCCCAACCCCCAGAACAATTGTCACCCTTCCAGAATGTCAAAAAAATTATGTATCTAAAAAATGGCTTCCAAATAATCATGTACCCGAAAACTACATGCCtttgagaaaaagaaagacatgAAATATAAGCTTCTTCAAGAAAACCCAAATCCAAAAGATCTTACATCGCCCCCACATTACCATAATACATTAATCAGTATAAGGTAAGTAATTTCCATGATGAAAAGTACGGTTTTTGAATGAATGTCTTTGAAGAACCCATTGTCTTAAAGGGTTATTTATAATTCCGGATGAGAGAAGAAATGGTTATTTATGGCATTTAAGTGACCTTTGAACTGTTGAGTTTCTTCCTTAAAGAGCGGACATCCTGGGCCACAACAGAGGGCCTGTAGTCATATATACACCTCAACCTTTCAGCTGTCCTCGTCTAACCCTCCCAGCCACCACCAGGCCTGCGACACTGCTTACTTCTGCTCTCTGGTGAGAACCTTTCTATTATATTTAATACGCTGTATGCACTGATGAGCTGCCACTTCGTGTATGTACAATCTCATATGCTGCAAAGTTCAGTTGAGTCATATTCATCGGTTTTCTTCATCAAGTGTCCCtttatgttgtatttttttaacattttattttacctttattttgccaggaaatagtcccattgagatttgcatctcttttacaagggagccctgaCAAAAAAGGCTTAAAATATAGCAAATAACACAGATGTTGCATTacacacagcaagacacagaagaacatAGACACTACGCAAATAATTTAGGctaaaacaagtaaaaacatttatGTAAAACAAGTGCATACAGTGTCCATTACATCGCACGTATCTAGATGTATCTATCCTCCTGCTTTTCTGTTCACTTTGTGATAAAATGCTGAATGCCAAGGccttaatatttttaaatggaaaattatACAGTAAGTCGATAAATTACATTGAATTATGGAAAAATTGGAAAAGAAACATAGAAGCGCTAAAATCTTTCGATTCTGTGCAAGGGATTGTTCATGCAATGTGTCAACGCTGTAAACAGTCACTGGCTGCTTGAAAAGACTGTTATTCAGTGAGTTGAGTTCAGTGTAGGCCTTCCAGCCTTTATCAGATAATGTGCACTTAATGATGCGGGAAACCTTTTTGAGAGTCTCCTGAACTAATATGAGGGTTTGCTCAGGGGTTGGAGAACCTcaatgtttattttacattatttggcTGTCATCAGTTCTCTTTTATTTGATCATACAGGAGAATTTCAGAACATTTCACACAAACAGGATGGTGTAGagatgttgtttgaagtacaaTAGATGGTCTATGATTACAAGTGTGGAACATTAGTGATGCCAGTCAGTTATTTTAAGTGtcaatgttcttttttcttgttcttgTATAATGTATATGGCCATGCATTTTTGTCATGAGGAAATGTTGGAGTGATGACATTGTATTATAATGAAACACTGGGGTCAAAGCTACTGTCAGTATTTGCTGGATTAGTTTTTTAGGGAGAATGTGTGATTTTAGTGAATTTGGGCTGTTGTTTACTCAGAGTGTGCACTGATGGAGGGATTCAGGACAGCTGCGGCCCCACTAAATATAGGCACACCTCTTCTGGGGATTGAATTTCCTGTGGCAATGCGCATTTTAACATCTATTCtcctctgaaaaacagatgCACATTTTATCATCTATTCtcctctgaaaaacagatgcacattttaacatctattctcctctgaaaaacagatgagcATTTTAACATCAATTCtcctctgaaaaacagatgcacattttaacatctattctcctctgaaaaacagatgagcATTTTAACATCAATTCtcctctgaaaaacagatgCACATTTTCACATCTATTCTCCTCTACAAACAATATCCAGGCCTAATATTTAAATCGAGTGTTCTGTAGTATAATTTCTTTACCATTTTGGTCAAATCACACTGTGGAACACAACTTCTTATAGAGGTCATTTTATATGAACTAAAGAaaggccttttttcttttttacagggTGTGAAAGAAACAGCCAGCCAAGATGTCTGAGTAAGTGTCAATCTGTCTCAAAATGATATGTAATAATGATATTGATGAATATCATGCAACTTAAACACTATTTGTAATTTTCAAATATTGATTTCTCAAAGTACATTGAAGTCATAGTCTTCCTCTCGAACCCACAATTTGAAAATGGATTGGAATTGGAAAAATCGCCATTTTAACATTGCACTTTCATATGTATGGAGTccgtttctttgtttttacatcatgtatatattgtatttacTTAAACAGGTTACCTAATTGTGATGAAAGGAGTCATTGTCAAGATAACATGTTCagcaagaaaatatatataaaaaatatatctgaCGATATTTCACAACATCAAATACAGCAAATATGCTAGGATTAATCCATAATGTGGTGTGCTTTAAGGTACTAGGTCATACTGTTAATAACAAGCAACCAAATGCTTTcaattcatgcattttttttttactgccatCTCTGAtccaatatattttcaataaaatatacattttatatcacAATTTATCGCAGGATAAATGAACTTAGTGATTATACGTCAAAGCAACTATTGTAATCAAAAGATTCCCACAAATAGCTCCATATGAGTTCAGCTCATTTTCTAGCATCTAACACAGGTTAGCTTAGAAAAGTCACATTCAATGCACTCTTGCCTCCTCCAGTTTCAGCCCTATGAAGTACATTCTTCCCAAACTGTAAGAGCTGGGCCATAAACCAACCTTAGGCAGCCGTGTGTCCACTGTATTGGGGTAGGCTGGGGTAGGCCCCTGACCCTCCTGCCCCTTGTCAATCAAGCCACCCAGACTCTGAGCTATTTCCACCATGCAGGCTTGTTCATTAATTCAACCTTTATGTCTAATGTTAgattttccatttcagtttaTTGTAAAGCGCTGCAATAAagccaagtttttttttagttcagaAATCACAACGCTGAGTAAAATATAGAAATGTTTACTACAACACTtctaaaaaggaaaatataataTCAATTGAATTACTAGCACtatcgcctcacagcaagaaggttgAAATCccagctggggcctctctgttgtggagtttgcatgttctgaaCACATGGGTTTCCTTCAGGAACTCTCTGGTTTCTAAATTgaggagagtctaaattgcccataggtatgagagtgtgagtgaatggtatctatgccctgtgatggataggtgacctgtccagggcatactcctgcctctcgcccagtgcatgctggggtaGGCTCCAGGCCCCAGTGACCCTGACTCTAACCCTGGCTaagtgggttagataatggatggattgaaTTACTTGAAAATGCCACCTTGCATCCTATTACAGGCTTaccaatattacatttaaaggTTATCATATAGCAGGGACCTCGAACTCCTGAAGGATCACAGAGTCTGCAGGTTCTGTGTTTCAGCAGTTAAGTAACTGGCTGTTTACAAGGCCTGTATTGAAAGGAAACTACAGAAACCTGGAGATGCTGCATTCCCAGaggattttcatttcattttattgtctTTCAACAGGAAAAAAATGACGTCCAGCCGGAAGCATCATCTgaaggtagagtgtgtgtgaatgtttgcgagtgtgtatgtgtgagtgtgtgtgcacgtggaaTCTGTTCTAGTGTCCCCTAAAATTTCCCCTCAAAATGACTGAATCTTTTTTGATATCCATTTTTTCCAAAAGgaaccaagtaaaaaaaaaaaaaacatattcctgtataaaaatgtttttttgcatgGTAAAAACGTTGTGTCTCATGCTCATTTCTGGCTGTTTTTGCAGAGCCTGATGCTCTCCATCGCAGCGAGCATGCTGGAGGCTGAGGCAGCTGAGGccgaggaggagaggaacaggtACATGGAGGAGAACTGCCCCGCCCTGTCCTTACCTGAATCCATACAGGAGCTGCAGGTACTGCCCcgtcccagccaatcagcatcagCCTTCCCAACCAATCAGCATGTCCGTATTCCGTCCAGATTGTCCGCAAACCTTACATCCTCATGGTGTTAAGATTATTTTTGAATCGcaaaattaatgtaatatatattgtaaaatattgtgaaaaaaagaattgaCGATGATTATATCATAATGACattatttggtatgtatttcCCCATTACTGTGACATATGTACAGGTCATACATAGCTGGAAAATACTGCAATTGACATGCGTGTCActcaattgttttgtttttcctgaatgTCTCATGGTAGGCTCTGTGCAAGAAGCTTCACCAGAGAATCGATGCCGTTGATGAGGAGAGATACGACATACATGCCAAAGTGACCAAGTGCAACAAGGAGGTAGAGTCCTTCTGATCTCGCCTGCCCAGTCCCCTTTCCAGTATGTCTCGCAGAGTCACTGATTCTCCTGTATGCGTCTCATCTCTGCCCAGATTGACGAGCTGAAGATTAAAGTCATCGACCTGAAGGGCAAGTTCAAGAAGCCAGCTCTGAAGAAAGTGCGTATGTCTGCTGATGCCATGCTGCAAGCTCTGCTGGGCTCCAAACACAAGGTCAACATGGACCTGAGGGCCAACCTGAAACAGGTCAAGAAGGAGGTCAAAGAGGAGGTGGGTGCATTTCCTCTGGAGACAGAGCATTATACAACGCGGAGCAGTATCTGCGTAACACCTGGTTAATATGCCTCGCATATTCCTTTCCATGTATGTATTTACATGAATTtggtgtgtgttacatctcATGCCTATTTGTGGTTATTGGTCTTTTATGAATAATCTTTTATAAAGGCATTATGAAAGGTATTATGAAAatatcaatatacactcagtgagcactttattaggtatttattagacagatcttttagacttctactgctgtagcctatccacttacagttatgattgtgtgttcagagacgctcttctgcataccactgttgtaatgtgtggttatttgcatttctgtcaccttcctgtcagctttgaccagtctggccattctcctctgacgtctctcattaacaaggcatttctgtctgcagaactgctgctcactggattttttgtttttttgcaccattctttgcaaactctagggactagtgtgcgtgaaaatcgcaggatatcagcagtttctaagatactcaaaccaccctgtctgccaccaacaatcattccacggtcaaagtcacttagatccattttttccccattctgatggttgacatgaacattaactgaagctccttacatacctacatgattgtatgcaaagcactgctgccacacaattggctgattagataatcgcatcaataagtaggtataataaagtaaaaatgttcagaataaagtgctcggtgagtgtatattttcatatgaaGGACCACTCATAGAAACTTTAACATAAAAATGGTTGTCAgactataaatacagtatataacatctccccctctctgctctgacAGGAAAAGGAAGCTATTGGTGACTGGCGTAAGAACATTGAGGATAAGGCTGGCATGGGTGGCAGGAAGAAGATCTTTGAGGCAGAGGCCTAAATTATCTCCCTTTGCTGGTTTATTCTTTGCTTTGCTCTGGgtattttgttctttatttggGACTGTGTTTTGCTCTCTTTCGTTCTCGCCCTCTCTGTTTTCATGATTTATTCTGATCCATTTTACACTTGGCCATAATTGTATTGAGGTACAGTGGAGTGGAACAAACTAAagtatatttatttaacttaattTTTCCTC
Encoded here:
- the LOC133130261 gene encoding troponin I, fast skeletal muscle-like isoform X2, producing MTSSRRHHLKSLMLSIAKDLLEAEAAEAVEERNRYMEENCPALSLPDSIQELQELCKKLHQKIDTVDEQRYDMASKVGKCDKEIEDLKMKVQDLKGKFKKPALRKVRMSADAMLQALLGSKHKVNMDLRANLKQVKKEVKEEEKEAIGDWRKNIEDKAGMGGRKKIFEAEA
- the LOC133130261 gene encoding troponin I, fast skeletal muscle-like isoform X1, which translates into the protein MYLSIKLKKMTSSRRHHLKSLMLSIAKDLLEAEAAEAVEERNRYMEENCPALSLPDSIQELQELCKKLHQKIDTVDEQRYDMASKVGKCDKEIEDLKMKVQDLKGKFKKPALRKVRMSADAMLQALLGSKHKVNMDLRANLKQVKKEVKEEEKEAIGDWRKNIEDKAGMGGRKKIFEAEA
- the LOC133130077 gene encoding troponin I, fast skeletal muscle-like yields the protein MSEKKMTSSRKHHLKSLMLSIAASMLEAEAAEAEEERNRYMEENCPALSLPESIQELQALCKKLHQRIDAVDEERYDIHAKVTKCNKEIDELKIKVIDLKGKFKKPALKKVRMSADAMLQALLGSKHKVNMDLRANLKQVKKEVKEEEKEAIGDWRKNIEDKAGMGGRKKIFEAEA